A stretch of Plectropomus leopardus isolate mb chromosome 24, YSFRI_Pleo_2.0, whole genome shotgun sequence DNA encodes these proteins:
- the cldn10e gene encoding claudin-10 gives MKVRVVQIWGFLMTVLGWIFVACTMAMEGWKITSIGGMGGSSIIKVAWYWSSLWRSCFTDSTAVSNCYDYPVLWSVEGHIQIVRGLLMSALSLGMLGFVLSLLGMECTFIGGKDRSKYKKIYVGGWCHIISGNVCF, from the exons ATGAAGGTCCGTGTAGTTCAGATTTGGGGCTTCCTGATGACGGTTTTGGGCTGGATCTTCGTGGCCTGCACCATGGCCATGGAGGGCTGGAAGATCACCTCCATCGGGGGCATGGGGGGCTCCTCCATCATCAAGGTGGCCTGGTACTGGTCCAGCCTGTGGAGATCATGTTTTACAGATTCAACTGCTGTGAGCAACTGTTACGACTACCCGGTGCTCTGGTCTGTGGAGG GCCACATCCAGATAGTGCGAGGCCTGCTGATGTCGGCTCTCTCGCTGGGCATGCTGGGGTTCGTGCTCAGTCTTTTGGGGATGGAGTGCACCTTCATCGGGGGGAAAGACCGCTCAAAGTACAAGAAGATCTACGTCGGTGGATGGTGCCACATAATCAGCggtaatgtctgtttttaa
- the LOC121962978 gene encoding ATP-binding cassette sub-family C member 4-like encodes MIMDINQKEDKLNPLATAGVLSRLFLCWLAPLLKLGHRRRLEETDMYSILPEDQSEILGEELHRFWDHEVRKATKEIRKPRLTRVLTKCYGRSYALAGLFTFSLEAIKVIQPLLLGNIILYFENYDPSDQRSLYVVYGYAAAMSLSSFGLTILQHFYYYNVQRIGMKMRVAMCHMIYRKALGLSSGSMGQTTTGQIVNLLSNDVNRFDEITLNLHYLWVGPLQGMVIIVFLWYEIGPSCLAGVAVIALMMPVQTWFGKLFGIFRSKTAVLTDNRIRIMNEVVSGIRIIKMYAWEKPFSALVTEIRRKEISQILKSSYLRGLNMASFFASSKIIVFVTFTVYVLLGNTITASTVFVTVSLYGTIKLTVTLFFPLAVEKLSETLVSVGRIEDFLLLEEIERQNSRLPVEEKKGNAVEMEKLTCYWNKSWDAPSLQSISVKVKSQQLLTVIGPVGAGKSSLLSAILGELRHDTGTLKVKGQLTYAAQQPWVFPGTVRSNILFGRELNPQKYERVLIACALKRDLELLPHGDLTLIGDRGATLSGGQKARVNLAR; translated from the exons ATGATCATGGATATCAATCAAAAAGAAGATAAACTTAATCCTCTGGCCACCGCCGGCGTTCTTTCAAGGCTCTTTTTGTG CTGGTTAGCCCCTTTGCTGAAACTCGGCCACAGGCGCAGGCTGGAGGAAACTGACATGTACAGCATTCTTCCAGAGGATCAGTCGGAAATACTGGGAGAGGAACTACACAG ATTTTGGGACCATGAAGTTAGAAAGGCTACAAAGGAAATTCGGAAGCCCAGACTCACCAGAGTTCTTACTAAGTGCTACGGGAGGTCCTACGCTTTGGCTGGCTTGTTTACATTTTCGCTG GAGGCAATTAAAGTCATCCAGCCACTTCTTCTGGGGAACATAATCCTGTACTTTGAGAATTACGACCCGAGCGACCAGAGGAGTCTGTACGTGGTGTACGGTTACGCCGCTGCAATGTCGCTCTCCTCGTTCGGGCTGACCATCCTCCAGCATTTCTACTACTATAACGTTCAAAGGATAGGCATGAAGATGAGAGTGGCCATGTGCCACATGATATACAGGAAG GCTCTTGGTCTCAGCAGTGGATCCATGGGACAAACGACCACCGGACAAATTGTGAACCTCCTTTCGAATGACGTCAATCGTTTCGACGAG ATTACACTCAATCTGCACTACCTGTGGGTGGGACCTCTTCAAGGAATGGTGATCATTGTCTTTCTTTGGTATGAAATCGGACCCTCGTGTCTGGCCGGTGTCGCCGTCATCGCCCTGATGATGCCCGTGCAGACCTGGTTTGGAAAGCTCTTTGGCATCTTCAG gaGCAAAACGGCGGTTCTTACCGACAACAGAATCCGCATCATGAACGAAGTGGTGTCTGGCATCAGGATCATCAAGATGTACGCCTGGGAGAAACCCTTCTCAGCTCTGGTTACCGAGATCAGAAG GAAAGAAATCAGTCAGATACTGAAGAGCTCCTACCTACGAGGACTCAACATGGCCTCCTTCTTTGCCAGCAGCAAGATCATCGTCTTTGTTACCTTCACAGTCTACGTTCTCCTGGGAAACACCATCACTGCCAGCACCGTGTTTGTCACCGTTTCCCTCTACGGTACTATCAAACTCACGGTCACGCTGTTCTTCCCGCTGGCAGTCGAGAAGTTGTCAGAGACGTTGGTCAGCGTTGGCAGGATCGag GATTTTCTCCTGCTGGAAGAGATTGAGAGACAAAACTCCAGGCTGCCTGTGGAGGAAAAGAAGGGAAACGCCGTTGAGATGGAGAAACTGACCTGCTACTGGAATAAG AGTTGGGACGCTCCGTCGCTGCAGAGCATCTCCGTCAAAGTGAAGTCGCAGCAGCTTCTGACTGTGATCGGTCCGGTGGGGGCTGGAAAG TCATCTCTGCTGAGCGCCATCCTGGGAGAACTGCGTCACGACACGGGGACgctgaaggtcaaaggtcagctgacGTACGCCGCCCAGCAGCCCTGGGTGTTCCCCGGAACCGTTCGCAGTAACATCCTGTTTGGGAGAGAGCTGAACCCCCAGAAGTATGAGAGAGTCCTCATAGCCTGCGCTCTGAAGCGG GACCTGGAGCTCCTCCCACACGGAGACCTGACTCTGATCGGGGACAGAGGAGCCACCCTCAGCGGGGGACAGAAAGCTCGTGTCAACCTGGCCAGGTGA